CTTCCGCCGTTGCCGCACGTTCGCCGAAAATTTCGAGAATCAGTCCGGTCCGGTCGATCACTTTCCGTTTCAGCCGTTGTTCCAGATTGCGCTGCTGAATCGCGGATAACGCGCCGTCGATGATGACGAGTTCTGCCTGCTCCTGTTCGCAGGCCGTTTCGATCCTTTGAATCTGACCTTCGCCGAACAGTGTTCCGGGGCGCACGTCCCGGACAGGCACGACAAAGCCTTCCGCAACGATGATGCCGATTGCGAGTGCCAGATTGCTTCCCTCTTCCAGCCGCGCCTCTGCGTCGACACTGTAAGGGCGTCCTCTGATGTCGGGGCACACGACAAGGGCACGCGCACCGCGCGTGACCTCGCCCGTCAAATCATCGGTGAAGCTCAGTCTTCTGCATCCTCATCCACGTCGCCGGTCAGATCGACCGGAGATGCGGGTTGTATGGTCGATACGGCATGCTTGTAGGCGAGTTGGACATAGCCTTCGCGTTCCAGCAACATGCAGAACAGATCGAAAGCGGCTATCCGCCCCTGAAGCATGACCCCGTTCACCAGGAACATGGTCACCTGTACATTGGCATCGCGCACGCTTGTAAGAAAGACGTCCTGCAACAGCCGCTGTTTCCGGCTGCCTTCCCCAATCGCGCCAAACTGTCCCGCGTCCAGCGGATGACTGGGCATGATGGTGGAAATGGCGTGCTTGTACACCAATTGCGACTGTCCATCGCGGCGCAGCAGAATCGAAAAGTTATCAAACCAGGTGACGATTCCCTGCAACTTCACCCCTTTGACCAGAAACATGGTCACCGGGGTCTTGTTCTTGCGCAGCAGGTTAAGGAATGCGTCCTGCAAATTTTGCCCTTTGATCACCGTCGATGCCGATGCGGGGGCTGTCTTTTCCACCGTTTCCGGTTTCGCACTTGGGCGGGCGGACAGGGTGCGGCCACTGGCCATATCTCTATCTCCTGTTGTTGGCGACCGCTGGTTTGGAGCGGTGCGCATTCTGGCTGCCTTAATTGCTCAAATATGAGCAGAAGATGACAACCGGCTTATCGAGGCTCGCTATTATGGCGTTTTGCTGCACTGCGCAAAGGCCTTTTTGGAGCCGGGTTCAAAATGGATTGTATAAGTCCCTCAATCGTCACGATGATCGGAGAGGCCAAGCAGCTTTAATTTGCGATGGAGCGCCGACCGTTCCATCCCGATAAACACGGCTGTCTTGGAGATGTTCCCCGAGAAACGCCTTATCTGCACACGCAGATACTCTCTCTCGAAACTCTCCCGCGCTTCACGAAGGGGGATGCCCATCAAGGTGCCAACCCCCGCATCACCGTCGCCGCCACGGCCCGTGATTTCGGAAGGCAGCATATCGGCGTCGATCTGTTCGAGGCGTTCGCGTGGGGCCAGAATAACCGTGCGTTCCACGACATTGCGGAGCTGGCGGACATTGCCGGGCCAATCGTAGGCCTGCAATGCCGCCATCGCCTCATCCCCGATCCGGGGCGGCGCGATGCCCTGTTCACTCGCATAACGGGCAAAGAAGTGATCTGCCAGTGCAGGAATATCCTCGCGCCGCTGGATCAATGGCGGGATTGCGACGGGGACCACATTGAGCCTGTAGAAGAGGTCTTCGCGGAAGCGCTTCTCGAGAATTTCTGTTTCTAGGTCGCCCGAGGTGGAGGACACGACGCGGACATCGACACCGATTTCGCGTGTCCCCCCTACCCGCACGAAGCTCTGATCGGTGAGAACACGCAAAATGCGCGCCTGCGTGGAAAGTGGCATGTCCGCCACTTCGTCGAGATAGAGCGTCCCTCCATCGGCAAGCTCCAACATGCCGGGACGCAGAAGTTTTCCGTCCGCCTCCTCACCAAACAGTTCCTGTTCGAAACGTTCCGGCGTTATTCGGGCGGAATTTACGGTGATGAATGCCTTGTCCGCTCTGGGGCTCCAGCTATGCAGCAGACGCGCCGCGACTTCCTTCCCGGCCCCCGCCGGGCCGCTGATCAACACGCGGCTTCCAGTGCTCGCAACCCGCTTAAGAGTGGCCCTCACTTGATTGATATGACTGCTATTTCCGGTAAATTCTTCGGCGGTCAGAAAGCCTTCGCGGAGGCGAGCATTCTCTCTGCGCAATCGTTCCGTTTCGGTTGCACGTTCCACAAGCAACAGCAGGCGTTCCGTTTCGAACGGCTTTTCAATGAAATCGACAGCCCCCCGACTGACCGCCGAGACCGCCGTATCAATATTGCCATGCCCCGAAAATATGATGACCGGCAGATCGGGCTCGCGTTGCTTGATCGCATCGAGCACTTCGAGCCCGTCCATAGGGCTCCCGTGCAACCAGACGTCGAGTAGCACCAGACTGGGGCGTCTCTCATCGATGGCGGAGAGGGCTGCCGTGCTGTCCCCAGCGGTACGGCATTCGTAGCCTTCATCGCTTAACACGCCGGCAACGAGTTCCCGAATGTCGCGTTCGTCATCAACGATCAGGATGTCGAGCGCCATGTGCAATCTCCTTTTGGGGTGTCCCGCATAGTTCTATTCGGCCGCCTGACGGTCAGCCAGGGGATCCCTTGCGAAGCGCAGGCATACACATGCGCCGCCATCGGGATTGGCGGAAAAACTCATTTCCCCACCGTGTTCTTCAACGATCTTGTTCACGATTGCCAAGCCTAGACCGGTCCCCTTCTCGCGGGTCGTCATATAGGGCTCGACGATGCGTTCGCGTTCCTTGGGAAGGCCAACGCCATTATCCAGTATGGTTACGCTGAAGCTTTCCTTATCTGCGGTCACCGAAACCGCGATCCGACCGCGATAATCCACGCCTGCCTCTTTACGGCGCGCATCCACGGCTTCCAGGGCATTCTTCAGGACGTTTGTCATGGCCTGCCCGAACTGATGCCGGTCGCAGGCGATTGTTGGCGGGAGATCACCGTCGAGCTGA
This genomic window from Caenibius tardaugens NBRC 16725 contains:
- the hfq gene encoding RNA chaperone Hfq, with product MASGRTLSARPSAKPETVEKTAPASASTVIKGQNLQDAFLNLLRKNKTPVTMFLVKGVKLQGIVTWFDNFSILLRRDGQSQLVYKHAISTIMPSHPLDAGQFGAIGEGSRKQRLLQDVFLTSVRDANVQVTMFLVNGVMLQGRIAAFDLFCMLLEREGYVQLAYKHAVSTIQPASPVDLTGDVDEDAED
- a CDS encoding sigma-54-dependent transcriptional regulator — translated: MALDILIVDDERDIRELVAGVLSDEGYECRTAGDSTAALSAIDERRPSLVLLDVWLHGSPMDGLEVLDAIKQREPDLPVIIFSGHGNIDTAVSAVSRGAVDFIEKPFETERLLLLVERATETERLRRENARLREGFLTAEEFTGNSSHINQVRATLKRVASTGSRVLISGPAGAGKEVAARLLHSWSPRADKAFITVNSARITPERFEQELFGEEADGKLLRPGMLELADGGTLYLDEVADMPLSTQARILRVLTDQSFVRVGGTREIGVDVRVVSSTSGDLETEILEKRFREDLFYRLNVVPVAIPPLIQRREDIPALADHFFARYASEQGIAPPRIGDEAMAALQAYDWPGNVRQLRNVVERTVILAPRERLEQIDADMLPSEITGRGGDGDAGVGTLMGIPLREARESFEREYLRVQIRRFSGNISKTAVFIGMERSALHRKLKLLGLSDHRDD